A region of the Pedococcus aerophilus genome:
ACCCGCGTCACTGGACCCTCCCCGAGGTGGTGGACGCCCAGGCCGCCGCGCGCGGCGAGGACACCTTCCTCACGGTGCTGGGTGAGGGCGAGCTCACGTATGCCGCGGCCGCCCGTGAGGCGCGATCCGTCGCCGCGCGCTGGTCCGCCCTCGGCGTGCGCCCCGGTGACGCCGTGGCCGTCCTCCTCCCGAGCGGTCTGGACTTCGTCCGGCTGTGGCTCGGGTTGGGGCGGCTCGGCGCGGTCCTCGTCCCGGTCAACACCGCGCTGACCGGCGACTTCCTGGCCCACCAGCTGCGACAGTCCGGGGCCCGCGTGGTCGTCGCCGGCGGCGACGCACTGGCGGCCGTGCGGGAGGTCCTCCCGGACCTGCCGGGCGTCCGGCTGGTGACGCACGAGGGGTTCGACGAGTCGGGTGACGAGCCGGGTGACGAGCCTGGTGACGAGGAGGGCTGGGACGGGCCGCTGCCGACGGCGTCCGACACCGCGTGCGTCATCTTCACGTCCGGCACTACCGGACCCTCCAAGGGCGTCCTGATGCCGCACGCGCACTGCTACCTGTTCGGACGCGGCACGATCGAAGGGCTGGGGCTCACGAGCGCGGACCGCTACTACGTCACGATGCCGCTGTTCCACGCCAACGGCTTGTTCATGCAGCTCTACGCGACCCTCATCGCCGGGGCGCACGCGGTCCTGCGTCCCCGCTTCAGCGCCAGCGCCTGGCTGGCCGACATCCGCGAGCACCGCTGCACGGTGACCAACACCCTCGGGGCGATGTCGCAGTTCGTCATCGCCCAACCGCCCGCGGACACCGACACCGACCACGCCCTGCGCGTCATCTGCCCCGTCCCCAACCCACCCGCCCACGAGGCCGCCTGGCGCGAGCGGTTCGGCGTCGCCGAGGTCGTGACGGCGTACGGCATGACCGAGGTCAACATCCCGCTCTACGGACGGCTCGGCACCACTCGACCCGGCACCGCCGGCGTCGCCCTCGACCGCTTCTTCGAGGTGTCGGTCCGCGAGCCCGACACCGACCTCCCCGTCGCCACTGGTGATGTCGGCGAGATCATGGTCCGCCCACGGATTCCTTCCGGCTTCATGTCCGGCTACCTCGGCCAGCCGGAGGCAACCGTGGCCGCGTGGCGCAGCTTCTGGTTCCACACCGGGGACTCCGGGACGATGGACGAGGACGGTTGGGTGACATTCGTGGACCGCACCAAGGACTGCATCCGTCGCCGCGGCGAGAACATCTCCTCCTACGAGGTGGAGTCGGCCGTCGCCGATCTCGCCGGTGTCGCCGAGGTCGCCGCGTATGCCGTGCCGGCCGGTGCCGAGGGCACCGAGGACGAGGTGATGCTCGCCGTCGTCCCCGAGGACGGGATCTGCCTCACGCCGGAAGCCGTTGCAGGGCATGCCGACCGGGTGCTGCCGCGGTTCGCCCGACCGCGGTACGTCGAGATCCTCGCCGAGCTGCCGAGGACGCCGACCGCCAAGGTGCGCAAGCAGGAGCTGCGCACCCGGGCGGTCACGGCAGCGACGTGGGACCGCGACGCGCAGACCTGACTCCGCCCCCACTGAGGCCCAACGCTGGCCCGCCGCGCTCTGGCTCAGACGTGGAAGGTGGCGGTGAAGTCCTCTGCGGCGACGGGCAGCACGAAGGTGGCCCCACCCGCCTGCGGGCCGGGCGCCACGCTGACGTCGCCGAGGTCCACCGCGGTCGGCTGCGCCCCGTGCACGACGAGGTGGAAGACCTCCCGACGGAACTGCGGGTAGCCGTCACCCTCGACCTGTGCCGCGACCGTGACCTGCGACCCCGAGCGCGTCAGGGTGAAGGTCGTGCGCCAGGCAGCCCCGTCGACGGAGGCGGTGGTGAGGCCGTCGTCCTCCACCAACCTCGACGTGTGCGCACCGTCCGAGTGCGGGACGAACACGTGCAGCTCGATCGCGTCCGGGTGGAACCCGTCGGTCGAGGCAGGCGCTGTCTCCCACATCGGGATGACCGCCCCACCACGGGCGTACACCGGGATCCGGTCCATCGGGGTCGACGCCACGACGAAGGACCGACCGCGGTGCAGCTCGGCGGAGTGCCAGTCGTACCAGTCACCGTCGGGCAGGTGGACCTGCCGCGAGGTCGTCCCGGCCTCGGTCACCGGGGCGACGAGGAGGTCGGTCCCGAAGAGGTACTGGTCGTCGATGTCGCGGACCGTTCCGTCGTACTGGTGGTCGAAGACCATCGGCCGCTGCACCGGCTCCCCGGTCAGGGACGCCCGCACGAACGCGCTGTAGATGTACGGCATCAGTCGGTAACGCAGCCGGATCGCGTCGCGGACGATGTCCTCCACGACCGGCCCGAACGCCCAGGCGTACTGGTCGACGTTGCCGATCATCGAGTGGTTGCGGCAGAACGGCGTGAGCACCCCGTACTGCATCCACCGCGTGAACAGCTCCGGGTCGGAGCTGCCCGCGAAGCCGCCCACGTCGGCGCCGACGAAGGCCTGCCCGGACACCCCGAAGCCCGAACCCATCGCGATGCTCAGCCACAGGTGGTCCCAACGGGAGAGGTTGTCCCCCATCCAGTTCGCGGCGTACCGCTGGATCCCGGCGAACCCGGCGCGCGACAAGATGAAGGTCCGCAGCTCCGGCATGGCGTCCTGGAGCCCCTGCGTCGTGCCCATCGCCATGAGCAGGGCGTACTGGTTGCGGTAGCGCTCATGGGCGAACTCGCCTCTGCCGAAACGCATCCCGTCGGGGGCGATGGAGCCGGTGGCCGGCTCGTTCATGTCGTTCCAGATGCCTGCGATCCCGGACTGCACGTGCTTGGCGTTGAGCCCGCCCCACCACTCGCGCGCCTCCTCGGTGACGAAGTCCGGGAACGCGGTGTTGCCCGGCCAGACCTGGCCGATGTAGGTGTCGCCCCCGGCGGTGCGGCAGAAGACGTCGCGCTCCACACCCTCGTCGAAGACGGCGTAGCCGGGGTCCCACTTCACGCCGGGGTCGATGATCGTGATGACCTTGAACCCCTGGTCGGAGAGCCGCTCGAGCATCCCCGGGGCATCGGGGAACTTCTCGGTGTCCCAGGTGAAGACGCGGTAGCCGTCCATGTAGTCGATGTCGAGCCACAGTGCGTCGCAGGGGATCTCGTCGTCGCGGTGGCGCCTGCCCAGCGCCTCGACCGCGTCCTCGGTGTAGTCGAACCAGCGGCACTGGTGGTAGCCCAACGACCAGAGCGGCGGCAGCTGGGTTCGCCCGGTGAGGGCGGTGTACCGCGTCAGGATCTGCGGCATGTCCGGCCCGGCGAAGATGTACTCGGTCCACTGTCCACCGCGGAACGTCACGCGGTACTCGTCGTGCGCCGAGAACTCGTACTCGCCCCGGTAGCCGTTGTCCATGAACGAGGCCGCCATCGAACCGGCGGGGTAGGTCTGGTGGTAGAAGAACGGGATCGTCACGTAGAACGGGTCGAACTCGACGCTCGTCCGGTCGCCGCGGGGGTCGCCCTCCGCCTTGCCCGCGGTGAACTCGCCGGCGGCGTCGGGGCTGAGGACGTCGGTGTTCCACATGGTGAAGTCGCGGCCCTTGCGGTTGTGCCTCCCCGACTTCTCGCCGAGGCCGAAGACCGCGTCCTCCTGGCGGCACCGACGGCGCACGGTGAACGTGTCGTTGAGCGTGGCGTAGGCCCAGTAGCGGCCCTGCTCGTCGGCGGCGGTCTCCACGACGGCGCTGCCGTCGGTGCGGTGCACGTCGAGCCGGAACGGTGCGAGCCACAGCGACACGACCATGGCCGACGTCGTGAGCGTCACCCGTTCCTCGTCCCGGGCCAGCGCGAACTCGACCGGTCCTGCCATCGGGTCGACGCAGACCGCGAACGTCGGGGACTCGTCGAAGACCCCTCCGCGACTCATCTTGACGCGCACCACGTCGTCGCTGACCAGGTCGACGCGCAGCTGCTCCGACTCCACCTCGGCCAGCAGCCCGCGGTCGGTCCCCGTGACCGTCCCGACCTTCTCGAAGCGGATGAAGTGGTCGGTCTGCAGCACGAGGAAAGGCCTCTCGGTGGGACGGAACGGGACTGGTCGCACGAGGTGCGCGCCGGGCGCCGGACCGTGCGCGGCGTGGGCCGGTTCGCCTCGCTCGGCGCCGCCTCATTCTGGTGCCGTCGGCGGTGGGGCGTCCACCTCGCCGACCGCCGAGACAAGTCGTCCGAAACCTGCCGTCGCCCGTGCATTCCGGCGTACAGTGCAGAAGTGCCAGCGACCCCGGTGGCCGCACCCCATGACCACGCGGTGATCTTCTACGACCACGACTCCGAGATCGTCTCGGCGGTGGCCGCATACGCGCACGAGGGTCTGCAGGCTGGGGACGGTGTCCTGCTCGTCGCCACCCCGGCGCACCGCAGCGCGATCAGTGCCGCGCTCGAGGACCTGGGCACCGACGTCGCGGCCCTCGTCGAGAGCGGTCGGCTGGACCTGCGGGACGCCCAGACCGTGCTCGACGACTTCCGTCCTGAGGGCCGGCTCGACCTCGAACGGTTCGAGGACGAGATGCGGACCGAGGTCGGCGCAGCGACCGGCGGAGGCCGCCGCGTGCGCCTCTTCGGCGAGATGGTCACCCTGCTCTGGCAGGAGGGAGACGTCGGTGGTGCCGTGCACCTCGAGACCATCTGGAACGACGTCATCGCCGACCACGACGTCGGCCTGCTGTGCAGCTACCCCACGGCGTTGCTCGCCTCCGCCGGGCTCGCCGAGATCCGTGAGACCTGCGCCCTGCACTCGGAGGTGCTGGCGCCCACGACCTACGGGTCGACGCGGCCGCTCCCGGCCGACCCCGGCGAGCACGTCGCCGACCTCGCCACGGCTCAGCGCACCGAGGTGTTCGTGCCGACGACGGCCGCGGTCACCGCAGCACGCCGTTTCGTCGGCGCCACCCTCGAGCACTGGGAGCTCGACCACATCGCCGCCGACGCCCTGCTCGTCGTCTCCGAGATGGCGACCAACGCGGTCCTGCACGCCGGCTCACCGTTCCGCGTCTTCATCCACCACTCCCCCGGCGTCCTGCACCTCTCGGTGCGCGACGCCCAGCGCGGGTGGTTCGAGCAGGGCCGCCCCACCGACGCCGAGGTGAACGGGCGTGGGGTCAGCATCGTCGAGGCGGTCGCCGAGCGCTGGGGCTGCGACGCCGTCTCCGACGGCAAGGTCGTCTGGGCCGAGATCTCCACCGGGGTCTGACCTCGGAGGTCTGACCCCGGAGGTCTGACCTCGGCCCTCGCAACGACCTCCTCGGGTCAGCCGGGCTGTCCGGGCTCTCGGTCGTCGCCCAGGAATGCCAGGGTGGCGGCCGCGAACAACGGTGAGCTGCACAGGGAGTAGTGCGTCAGCCCCGGCAGGATCGCCAGCGCGTGACCGCCGGACGGGCGCCCCTCGCCCATCCACCCACCGTCGCGCTGTCCTCCGTCGAGGAGCGTGAACACCTCGACGTAGTGGCTCGGCGGCGCCATGTCGGCGTCGGCGCACACGACCAGGGTGGGGACCTGCAGCCCGCGCACCTGCTCGGTGAAGTCGAACTCGGGAAGCATCGCCTCGCCGACCTTGTCGAGCAGCCGCCCGAAGTCCTCCGGCCGCGGGGCCACCCGCTGGTACAGCTCGAACATCGGGGTGTCCTTCATGAACGGCAGCGCGGCCGAGCTGACCTGCCGCTGCTGCTCGCGCATCTCGGGGTAGATGGCCCGGGAGTTGATGTTGGCGCTGGCCATGACGAGGCGGCCGAACTTCTCCGGGTGCCGCACCGCCGTCTGGAGCGCCACACCCCCACCCAGCGAGTAGCCCACCACATCGGCTCCGACGATCCCGAGGTGGTCGATCAGAGCCGCGACGTCGTCGGCCATCGCGTGCAGGTCCAGCGGTCGGTCGATGTCAGCGGTGCGGCCGTGGCCCTGGAGGTCCACGAGCACGACGCGGTGCTGCTCGGCGAGCAGGGTGAGGACGGGTCCGAACATCTCCCCCGAACCCAGCCCGCCGTGCAGCAGCACCACCGGGGACCCCTCGCCGTGCAGCTCGTAGTACATCTGCAGCCCGTTGACCTCGGCGATGGTGCCGGCGCCCTTCGACCCAGCGCTGTGCGTCGCCGTGTTCGCCGCAGTGTCTGCTGCGGTGGTGGTGCTGGTCATCTGGTGCTCCTTGCTGTGGGGATGGCACGCCATCGGTGGCGGTCTCACGGGCGTAGACCGCCGCCGGGGCCGGAAGTCATCGCTGCCAGGTCAGGAGAGCTCTGCTCACGCCCCGACGGCGATGTGGATCGTCACGACGTCTCCGACCTCGATCTCCTCGGCGCGCAGGACCGCGAACTTCAACGGCACCGCATACGCACCATCCTTGGGGAACAGCGAGGTGGTCCAGGCCGTCGGCCCGATCCGGGCGCGCACGGGGATCATGCCCCAGCCGTAGCTCACCTGTGGGGCCACCGCCTCCAGCGCCCCGCACTCCTCCTCGGGCACGGTGACGAAGTGCCACGGCGAAGGTCCTCTCCAGAACCACACCGGGCCGGTGAGCTCGAGCTCCATCGCAGCAGGATGGGCACCGTCGACGATCACCATGCTCAGGGGCGCCAGTCGTCCGGCGGGTCCTCTCCCACGAGGCCGTCCACGGACTCGCGGATCAGGTCCGCGTGGCCGGTGTGCCGGCCGTACTCCTCCACGAGGTCGAAGACGAGGCGACGGAGACTGGCGTGCCGACCATCCGGCGCTGTCACGTGCACCTCCTGCTCGAGGCCGCCCTCCGCCACCGCCGCCGCGAGGGTCGCCCGCGACCGGGCGACCGCCCCGTCCCACAGGGCGTACAGCTCCTGCGGCGAGTCGTCGGCCGCCGAGGTGAAGTCCCACCCCTCGCCGCTGCGCTCCATCTCGGTCCACGGCGACCCCATCGGCTCGCCCTTCATCTTGGTCGAGAAGATGTGGTCCTCGCACGCGGCGAGGTGCTTGAGGAGCGCGCCCAGGGTGAGCGACGACGCCCCCACGCGGGTGTCGAGGCCGGCG
Encoded here:
- a CDS encoding AMP-binding protein; translation: MYEHLDDPRHWTLPEVVDAQAAARGEDTFLTVLGEGELTYAAAAREARSVAARWSALGVRPGDAVAVLLPSGLDFVRLWLGLGRLGAVLVPVNTALTGDFLAHQLRQSGARVVVAGGDALAAVREVLPDLPGVRLVTHEGFDESGDEPGDEPGDEEGWDGPLPTASDTACVIFTSGTTGPSKGVLMPHAHCYLFGRGTIEGLGLTSADRYYVTMPLFHANGLFMQLYATLIAGAHAVLRPRFSASAWLADIREHRCTVTNTLGAMSQFVIAQPPADTDTDHALRVICPVPNPPAHEAAWRERFGVAEVVTAYGMTEVNIPLYGRLGTTRPGTAGVALDRFFEVSVREPDTDLPVATGDVGEIMVRPRIPSGFMSGYLGQPEATVAAWRSFWFHTGDSGTMDEDGWVTFVDRTKDCIRRRGENISSYEVESAVADLAGVAEVAAYAVPAGAEGTEDEVMLAVVPEDGICLTPEAVAGHADRVLPRFARPRYVEILAELPRTPTAKVRKQELRTRAVTAATWDRDAQT
- a CDS encoding glycoside hydrolase family 31 protein, which gives rise to MLQTDHFIRFEKVGTVTGTDRGLLAEVESEQLRVDLVSDDVVRVKMSRGGVFDESPTFAVCVDPMAGPVEFALARDEERVTLTTSAMVVSLWLAPFRLDVHRTDGSAVVETAADEQGRYWAYATLNDTFTVRRRCRQEDAVFGLGEKSGRHNRKGRDFTMWNTDVLSPDAAGEFTAGKAEGDPRGDRTSVEFDPFYVTIPFFYHQTYPAGSMAASFMDNGYRGEYEFSAHDEYRVTFRGGQWTEYIFAGPDMPQILTRYTALTGRTQLPPLWSLGYHQCRWFDYTEDAVEALGRRHRDDEIPCDALWLDIDYMDGYRVFTWDTEKFPDAPGMLERLSDQGFKVITIIDPGVKWDPGYAVFDEGVERDVFCRTAGGDTYIGQVWPGNTAFPDFVTEEAREWWGGLNAKHVQSGIAGIWNDMNEPATGSIAPDGMRFGRGEFAHERYRNQYALLMAMGTTQGLQDAMPELRTFILSRAGFAGIQRYAANWMGDNLSRWDHLWLSIAMGSGFGVSGQAFVGADVGGFAGSSDPELFTRWMQYGVLTPFCRNHSMIGNVDQYAWAFGPVVEDIVRDAIRLRYRLMPYIYSAFVRASLTGEPVQRPMVFDHQYDGTVRDIDDQYLFGTDLLVAPVTEAGTTSRQVHLPDGDWYDWHSAELHRGRSFVVASTPMDRIPVYARGGAVIPMWETAPASTDGFHPDAIELHVFVPHSDGAHTSRLVEDDGLTTASVDGAAWRTTFTLTRSGSQVTVAAQVEGDGYPQFRREVFHLVVHGAQPTAVDLGDVSVAPGPQAGGATFVLPVAAEDFTATFHV
- a CDS encoding MEDS domain-containing protein, whose protein sequence is MPATPVAAPHDHAVIFYDHDSEIVSAVAAYAHEGLQAGDGVLLVATPAHRSAISAALEDLGTDVAALVESGRLDLRDAQTVLDDFRPEGRLDLERFEDEMRTEVGAATGGGRRVRLFGEMVTLLWQEGDVGGAVHLETIWNDVIADHDVGLLCSYPTALLASAGLAEIRETCALHSEVLAPTTYGSTRPLPADPGEHVADLATAQRTEVFVPTTAAVTAARRFVGATLEHWELDHIAADALLVVSEMATNAVLHAGSPFRVFIHHSPGVLHLSVRDAQRGWFEQGRPTDAEVNGRGVSIVEAVAERWGCDAVSDGKVVWAEISTGV
- a CDS encoding alpha/beta hydrolase, which translates into the protein MTSTTTAADTAANTATHSAGSKGAGTIAEVNGLQMYYELHGEGSPVVLLHGGLGSGEMFGPVLTLLAEQHRVVLVDLQGHGRTADIDRPLDLHAMADDVAALIDHLGIVGADVVGYSLGGGVALQTAVRHPEKFGRLVMASANINSRAIYPEMREQQRQVSSAALPFMKDTPMFELYQRVAPRPEDFGRLLDKVGEAMLPEFDFTEQVRGLQVPTLVVCADADMAPPSHYVEVFTLLDGGQRDGGWMGEGRPSGGHALAILPGLTHYSLCSSPLFAAATLAFLGDDREPGQPG
- a CDS encoding DUF1905 domain-containing protein is translated as MELELTGPVWFWRGPSPWHFVTVPEEECGALEAVAPQVSYGWGMIPVRARIGPTAWTTSLFPKDGAYAVPLKFAVLRAEEIEVGDVVTIHIAVGA
- a CDS encoding DUF664 domain-containing protein: MSTEDSTGQPPLERPLESADWEPPAWEPPAWEPPMAGTEVEHLTGALERLRTTFRWKAGGLDAAGLDTRVGASSLTLGALLKHLAACEDHIFSTKMKGEPMGSPWTEMERSGEGWDFTSAADDSPQELYALWDGAVARSRATLAAAVAEGGLEQEVHVTAPDGRHASLRRLVFDLVEEYGRHTGHADLIRESVDGLVGEDPPDDWRP